The Vespula pensylvanica isolate Volc-1 chromosome 24, ASM1446617v1, whole genome shotgun sequence genome includes the window atttttatttatttcataaatacatGACTTCCAAATGAACACACACTACTGAGAAAAGCATAAATTTGTAACTAAAATGCATAATGTAagaataaatcatatttctacaagttataataattttggtATCCCTATTACTCTTTAAGCTTGTAAGAAAGTCTATTTGTGTACTAACACAATCGTTctgaattatgaaaatatttttatgtacattctaaatacaaagaaaaaattcgatatgcagttattaattatatttcagaaATTTATACTAATGTGATACAAAATATTTGCCTATATTGAACACACATCTATGTtgcgatattatatatacataagcacttgtatatattataagatttaatttctacaaaaggtatgaaaaatattaatctgattattaaatatgaaaacaatttctaaattgatcaaatagtaataacatatatatagccACTTCATTCTTTAAGGTCTTTCTGATATACGTGTTGTAGTTTGTTGTGTATTGTTGTGTGTTCATTCTGATATCATCAGAATGAATTTCAGTTGATAAAATTACTATGGTTTTACATCTTTTATGTTTCTGAATGACATTTCcccatagaaaaaaaaattacaatttctgAATACCCTGGAATTATTAAACATGAATCTTACCATATTTTCTTCaagacaataattatttaatatataattttaaattgttaatgattaaattattaataattcatttttaaatattcaaattcttcaaagattttaataaacgaaattattttattataaaatgaacaatgtttataataaGATGGTAATTGAACCTTTGAAAGTTTATGGAGTGGTCTAAatcataattttgtataaaaaataataaaaaattaaataagattgaatataataataaacaagaaatattacaTCGGTGATTTAGACGATACCAACTTTCGATGGGTCAAAAaaggtaaatataatataacttgttataaaataattctatgcgattctctcatttttaaaagtatattatttattgaaaaaaaaaaaaaaatatttgtatgtatataatttattcttaacaAATATCAAGGTCACAATTTTTAGGTTCATCTTTATCCAAATAATGAGGAACCATATGacaaaagagatgaaaattatgaaagtTCAGATGAAGATCAGCAATACTATTGTGAAGTATGTGATAGAGAATTTCCATCAAAAGTTATGTTGTCAGAACATGTGAATACACATAAGTTATGTGGTATAGATGGTTGTACCTTTACTGCTCACCCATTACTTGTTGAAAAACATATTAGTATGCAACATAGTACTGGGTTATatcaaagaatgaaaaatttatcaacgCCAGAAGATATTCAAAAGTGGATcgcggaaagaaaaaggtaatatctatacaataattatagcttcttaattatttatatattatttattaattattatggaaactaaaaaataaaaaaaatatacatatattctgatacaaaaaagaaattgctaTAGAATTCAAGTAtctgaataaattattatatatatatttggtatTTAGTGTACACccataataatatacttaaaacgttcatattaaatttcataaaccATAGAAAATATCCTACAAAAGCAAAtatagaagaacaaaaaaatgcagaattaaaaaagatacaacgaggtgaaataatcaaacaagagcaaaaatttgttcgaccaaggacaaataaaacaaatacttatactgaaagaaaacgaagagttCGTAAACGTCGAGTATCGAAACATGAGAATATAGCACCtgttacagatatatatagaggTCTAATTTCGTTTCCAGGAACATGTCAGTATAGTTATAATTATTGGATATttgatacaaaataaatatatgctatgtctttgatattatatttttctagctTGCCTAGATGATGACTCTAACGAAAGTTTCAACGAAGAACGTTTGGAAACAAAACCTACTACTGATGTAGTTATAGAAAGTACATTTAATATCTCTGATGAAGAAGATGTATCAATTGAGAGTAACTTAATAAATAGtccaataaaaaatactttaacaTGCAGCTTAGTAGCTGACTACGAAAGTGAAGGTAATCATAGTGTATATGttggtaaatttattttatatatatactgatataaataaaaataagatatagatttattctatttttatttatgtttttacaGACGAGATTCCAGAGGAAATACCTATAAAAAAATCCAAAATATGTTTAgatcaagaaaatattatggTAAAAAAAGTGTTGAATCCTGAACAAAGTGTCAATAATCATAGTATATTATCTGACACAGtatcaaaaaatgaaataccTAATACTTCAgagaaatttaatagaaaggaaaaagaaactgaaccatataatatacgtacaaagaatacaattattaataataaaagaaataataaaaatagtttgC containing:
- the LOC122636915 gene encoding nuclear fragile X mental retardation-interacting protein 1, whose product is MSPLNRGPLLGPRLPPAGLRPPPPRFGARLPPPGMPPRMPLPPMSAILGPMRQRLPPPPRLGGVAQPGGPLPLFPPGRAPLPPMAGPRGPLMCPWPRRVLPPQILPHMRPRFSTRNGTVKGKVLNNAKKVIKLEELELKKPWMTDEIRSEIQKKNKLYAKAKKNKDAKEWGEFKDLRNKVTRMIRDAKNEYLAKHPEQVHLYPNNEEPYDKRDENYESSDEDQQYYCEVCDREFPSKVMLSEHVNTHKLCGIDGCTFTAHPLLVEKHISMQHSTGLYQRMKNLSTPEDIQKWIAERKRKYPTKANIEEQKNAELKKIQRGEIIKQEQKFVRPRTNKTNTYTERKRRVRKRRVSKHENIAPVTDIYRGLISFPGTSCLDDDSNESFNEERLETKPTTDVVIESTFNISDEEDVSIESNLINSPIKNTLTCSLVADYESEDEIPEEIPIKKSKICLDQENIMVKKVLNPEQSVNNHSILSDTVSKNEIPNTSEKFNRKEKETEPYNIRTKNTIINNKRNNKNSLHLLQRLLSRSIQHERNMICQCIKYIADNNFFDCD